One Luteolibacter arcticus DNA segment encodes these proteins:
- a CDS encoding GNAT family N-acetyltransferase: MESPKCRLESLREEDLPHLVRLYTDPVVRAFLGGPDDPLVAREKAEALFRKVERSSVWSVRRISDDEFLGSVYLAPHHHGDDMEVSYTFLPEHQGNGHAAWAVTAVLKHAFQTLKLTKVVAETQALNEKSIRLLARVGMLLEQSLVRFGADQVIYSIDCERFGYRL, encoded by the coding sequence ATGGAATCTCCGAAGTGCCGGCTCGAGAGTCTTCGCGAAGAGGACTTACCCCATCTCGTTCGTCTTTACACGGATCCCGTCGTCCGCGCCTTCCTCGGCGGGCCGGACGACCCTTTGGTCGCCAGGGAGAAGGCTGAAGCCTTGTTTCGAAAAGTGGAGCGATCCTCTGTCTGGTCCGTGCGCCGGATCAGTGACGATGAATTCCTCGGCTCGGTCTACCTTGCCCCTCATCACCACGGGGATGACATGGAGGTCTCCTACACCTTTCTCCCGGAGCATCAGGGAAATGGCCATGCGGCTTGGGCGGTGACGGCGGTTCTCAAGCATGCTTTCCAGACGCTGAAGCTGACGAAGGTGGTAGCGGAGACCCAGGCGCTGAATGAAAAATCGATCCGTTTGCTTGCGCGGGTGGGCATGTTGCTGGAGCAATCCCTGGTCCGTTTTGGAGCGGATCAGGTTATTTACTCCATTGATTGTGAACGCTTTGGATATCGATTATGA
- a CDS encoding DUF1460 domain-containing protein — protein sequence MKLVVLSALMLAVLPVTAQHTVTPPSPVRLPMGTIFKGDAKFRTLVQQAEKENWRQLPLGARTIRAARAMVGTPYVNYTLEVHDKIESPVVNLGGMDCWTYYENALAFARMLRYKPAPYIPQDMLHMVEVERYRGGVCTGGYLSRMHHLEEVFWDNERRGLAKNITPRLPGAVRLRREIREMTVQWKSYRYLRNSPSLLPEMGRIEARVSNLPVWHIPKKGVRAIEGYLQDGDVCAITYNGSGGYTSHVGLIVKLQGRAYFAHATSDRDKGRMTIIDRPITDYLNQGSKHAGIVVLRPNDLPPSKFWARPLATR from the coding sequence ATGAAATTGGTCGTCCTCTCCGCCTTGATGCTGGCCGTGCTGCCGGTGACCGCCCAGCACACCGTCACCCCGCCGAGCCCGGTGCGGCTGCCGATGGGGACCATCTTCAAGGGCGACGCGAAATTCCGGACGCTGGTCCAGCAGGCGGAAAAGGAGAACTGGCGGCAACTCCCGCTCGGCGCCCGCACCATCCGCGCCGCACGGGCGATGGTTGGCACACCCTACGTGAACTACACGCTGGAGGTACACGACAAGATCGAGTCGCCGGTGGTGAACCTCGGCGGGATGGACTGCTGGACCTACTACGAGAACGCCTTGGCCTTCGCCCGCATGCTCCGCTACAAGCCGGCTCCCTACATTCCGCAGGACATGCTGCACATGGTGGAGGTTGAGCGCTACCGCGGCGGCGTCTGCACCGGCGGCTACCTCAGCCGGATGCACCACCTGGAGGAGGTTTTCTGGGACAACGAGCGCCGTGGGTTGGCGAAAAACATCACCCCGCGCCTGCCTGGCGCCGTCCGCCTGCGCCGCGAGATCCGCGAGATGACCGTGCAGTGGAAAAGCTACCGCTACCTGCGGAACAGCCCCTCGCTGCTGCCTGAAATGGGCCGCATCGAGGCCCGGGTCTCGAACCTGCCGGTCTGGCACATCCCGAAGAAGGGAGTCCGCGCCATCGAAGGCTACCTGCAGGACGGCGATGTCTGCGCGATCACCTACAACGGCAGCGGTGGCTACACCTCCCACGTCGGGCTGATCGTGAAACTCCAAGGCCGGGCTTATTTCGCCCATGCCACCTCGGACCGCGACAAGGGCCGGATGACCATCATCGACCGGCCGATCACGGACTACCTCAACCAAGGCTCCAAGCACGCTGGAATCGTGGTTTTGCGGCCGAATGACCTGCCTCCGTCGAAGTTCTGGGCGAGGCCTCTGGCGACCCGTTGA
- a CDS encoding DUF5069 domain-containing protein, whose translation MSYEAPSSPRDEIDGVIYFPRLCHKVRLHATGKLHPQYHANLGGGMDLWTCQFFGVDYPALAEQIRAGKSDAEALAWARDNGTARSATEFAWWSAFMRTRGFRDDIAGKLVQRKAESGFQDRDDILTFMDYIDADEGRL comes from the coding sequence ATGAGCTACGAGGCACCCAGCAGTCCGCGCGATGAAATCGACGGCGTGATCTATTTTCCGCGGCTATGCCACAAGGTCCGCTTGCACGCCACCGGTAAACTTCACCCGCAGTATCACGCCAACCTCGGCGGCGGCATGGACCTGTGGACCTGCCAATTCTTTGGCGTGGACTACCCTGCGCTCGCCGAGCAGATCCGCGCCGGTAAGTCCGACGCCGAAGCGCTCGCCTGGGCCCGGGACAACGGCACCGCCCGCAGCGCGACGGAATTCGCGTGGTGGTCCGCCTTCATGCGCACCCGCGGCTTCCGGGACGACATCGCAGGGAAGCTGGTGCAACGCAAGGCCGAGTCCGGCTTCCAGGACCGGGACGACATCCTGACCTTCATGGACTACATCGACGCCGACGAGGGACGGCTCTAA
- a CDS encoding type IV pilus twitching motility protein PilT has translation MAVIDTFLKLMMEKRAERLVLVSDAVPYLLKGGETIELSMPAFRADMLGRIAGEITGDEVSGRREGTFRASDGAAFGYAVLPSSDELRIEIHAAEALPPAVEDHDPLTKAVADFAKAQEPVPTKAPSPVRSGPDLLALIDQAAALDASDLFLSSGKRPRVRRNGVLSFLDADPPDAAKILELIPDEESRRELEVSGSTDFATRWELSGGSRRFRINVFRHRDGVAAALRPIRQKIPPLADLGLPEDLLELISYPSGLVLVTGTTGSGKSTTLAALVDHLNRTRSRHVITIEDPVEYEHRENQCLIHQREVGSDVESFSTGLRAALRENPDVILLGELRDLATITAALTAAETGHLVLATLHSGTASSAVNRIVDVFPGHQQPLIRVQLASSLRAVLSQRLVPTKAKKLMPAIEKLIVTPAVATGIREGQDHYLRNAMLTGVEEGMVTLERSLAALVRKGTIDRETAARHAMDPKGLQHLLE, from the coding sequence ATGGCAGTCATTGATACTTTCCTGAAACTGATGATGGAGAAGCGGGCCGAGCGGCTGGTGCTGGTCTCGGATGCCGTCCCGTATTTGCTCAAAGGAGGCGAAACGATCGAACTCTCGATGCCGGCCTTCCGGGCGGACATGCTCGGACGGATCGCAGGGGAGATCACGGGCGACGAGGTCTCAGGGCGCCGGGAGGGAACGTTCCGGGCGTCGGATGGGGCGGCCTTTGGCTATGCGGTTCTTCCTTCCAGTGACGAACTGCGGATCGAAATCCACGCCGCCGAGGCCTTGCCGCCCGCCGTGGAAGACCATGACCCGCTTACGAAAGCCGTGGCCGACTTCGCCAAGGCGCAGGAGCCGGTTCCCACAAAGGCTCCGTCACCGGTCAGGTCCGGGCCGGATTTGCTCGCGCTCATCGATCAGGCGGCGGCGCTTGATGCGTCGGACCTTTTTCTCTCCTCGGGAAAGCGGCCGCGGGTGCGGAGGAATGGCGTGCTGTCCTTTCTCGACGCGGATCCGCCGGACGCTGCGAAGATCCTGGAACTCATCCCCGATGAGGAATCGAGGCGCGAGCTTGAGGTAAGCGGCAGCACCGATTTTGCGACCCGCTGGGAGCTTTCCGGGGGCAGCCGGCGTTTTCGCATCAATGTCTTCCGCCATCGCGACGGGGTGGCTGCGGCGCTCCGGCCGATCCGCCAGAAGATCCCGCCGCTCGCCGATCTGGGATTGCCCGAGGATCTGCTGGAGCTGATTTCTTACCCAAGCGGGCTGGTGCTGGTGACCGGCACGACCGGCTCCGGGAAGTCGACGACGCTGGCGGCCTTGGTGGATCATCTCAACCGGACCCGGTCGCGCCACGTGATCACCATTGAGGACCCAGTCGAATACGAGCACCGCGAGAACCAGTGCCTCATTCACCAGCGCGAAGTCGGGTCGGATGTGGAAAGCTTTAGCACGGGACTGCGGGCGGCCTTGAGGGAGAATCCGGACGTGATCCTGTTAGGCGAGCTGCGGGACCTCGCAACGATCACCGCAGCGCTGACCGCGGCGGAGACCGGGCACCTCGTGCTGGCGACCCTGCATTCAGGCACGGCGAGTTCGGCGGTGAACCGGATCGTGGATGTCTTTCCCGGTCACCAGCAGCCGCTCATCCGGGTGCAACTCGCGTCGTCACTGCGCGCCGTGTTGTCCCAACGTCTGGTGCCGACGAAAGCCAAGAAGCTGATGCCGGCGATCGAGAAGCTCATCGTGACCCCGGCCGTCGCCACCGGCATCCGCGAAGGGCAGGACCACTACCTGCGCAATGCCATGCTGACCGGGGTGGAGGAGGGGATGGTGACCTTGGAGCGCTCGCTCGCTGCCTTGGTCCGCAAAGGGACCATCGATCGCGAAACGGCCGCCCGCCATGCCATGGACCCGAAGGGGCTCCAGCACCTGTTGGAGTGA